The nucleotide window ATCCCCGCGGCGGACTTCCTGATCATGCTCACGTATCTCGCGGCGCAGACGCTCATCGTGGGGGGACTCCTGCGGCATGAGCGGGCCCGCGTGGCTAGGCAGTAAAACTGGGCAGTACAGCTAGGGCAGTACCTCGATGATGCCGCGGGCGCCCTTCTCGGCATCCGACATGACGTGGCTCACAAAGGGATAATGGCCGGCCTGGCTGAAGCTGAGCTCCACGAAACCGCCCTGTGCGGCGGCGAGGTCGAGCACCTGGGCGCCACCGGTACCGGTGCTGCCGCCGTCTTTCAGCGAGTAGTCGCCCTCCTTGTAAACGGTGTGGAACTGGCCGCCGACAACGTGGAAGGCGCTGCCCACGTTCGGGCCGGCATCCAGCACCCACACGCGCACGGTCTCGCCGACACGGGCCTCGAGCGGCCGGGCGGCGTACTGGTTGGCGTAACCGTTGAACACCATCAGGTCGGGGGTCTGCGCCTCCACCTTGACGGCGTCCACCTCGCTGCCCTGCGCGCCGAGGTAGAGCTCGGACTGCACCACGAGGTACTCGCGGTCCACCGCGGCCAGGCCGGGCGGGTCGATGATGACGGCGCCGAACATGCCGTTGGCGATATGCACGGACATGGGCATGGTGGAGCAGTGGTAGAGCCAGATGCCCGACCGGGTGGCGGTGAACGTGTAGACCAGGCTCCCGCCGGGCTGGATGGTGCGCATCACCTCATCGGGGGCGACGCCGCCGGCGTGGAAGTCGATGGAGTGCGCGACGGTGCCCTTGTTCACCAGGGTGATCTCGAACACATCGCCCACGGTGCCGCGCAGGGTGGGGCCGGGCGCGGTGCCGTTGAAGGTCCACAGCATCTGGGTGATGCCGGGCGCGACCTCGCTTTCCACATTGCGCACGATCAGGGTGCGGCGATGCACCGTGGCGACCGTGGCGGGAGGGAGGGTGGCGTCGCGCGCCTCGAAGTCGGCGTCGGGTTCGGCCATCGGGTCGATATCGGCGGCGGCAGAGGTCGTAGTCCCTGTGGCGGCCTCGTCGTGGCCGGTATGGCTGCCATCCGCGGACATCCCTGCCATGCCGTCCATAACGGCGGTGTCGCCGTCAGCGGCGGCACTATCGCTGCCATCGGCGCTGTCCACCGTCTCATCGGCACCCACGGCCACGATGCTGATCTCCATGCCCAGCAGCCGGTGGCCGGCGATCGAGCACCAGCCGTCCAGACTCGCGCCGATCACGCCCACCCGCACGGTCTCGGCTGCGCCCGGGTCGAGTGACCCAGACACCAGCCCGGACTCCAGCACCAGGTTGTGCACCATGTCATCGCTGTTGGTGAGGGTGATCACGAGCTCGTCGCCAACCGGCACCTCGATGCGGTCGGGCACGAACCGGGTGTTGACCATGTCCACCGCCACCGTGGTGGTGTGCCCGGTCGCGGTCGCGGCGGCGGACGAACCGGCGGCCTGGGTCGACACCGTCGACAGCCCCACCGAGACCGGGTCCACGGCGATGCCCACGGTCACCGTGAGCAGCAGCACGCTCGCGGCCGCGAGCATCCGCCCGGTGTGGCGCGGTCGGATGCGCGGCACCGGCCGGTCGCCGGGCACCACCCGCACGAGCGGCAGGGCGCGCACCCGCCGGTTGGTGCGGAGGGCCCGGGTGAACAGCACCAGGAAGCTGGCCAGGGTGGCCACGATCAGAACCGACAGCGCCACAGTGAGGGTGCTGGAGACCGGCAACAGCGACAGGGCGAGGCCGCCGTTGACGACCACGACCCGGAACAGGCCGCCGCGGTCGAGCTCGGCCGCGGTGGCTTTGAGGGCGCCCGGGCCGCCGCCAAGCACCACGGGCACCAGGTGACTGAGGGCGCCGAGCAGGATCTGCGCGGCGAAGCCGATCGCGAAGTACGGCACCAGGGCCTCGACACCGGCGGCCGCGGCCGTCCAGCTGGGTGCGAGCGCCACCTGCAGGCCGAACCCGAGGGTGCAGAGCGCGAACCAGACCTGCGCGGCGCCCAGGCTCCAGGCGGCGAAGGTCACCGCGGGCGCCCGCCGCAGGTGCCCGACGCCCTCCCAGAGCACCCGACCCAGGGCCACCAGGTAGATCAGAATGCCGAGCGCAACGACCAGGCGCAGGTCGGCCAGGCAGCCGAGCGCGACGAGGCCGAGGCCTCCCACCAGCACCGTCAGGGTGCTGCCGGCCGCTACCGTGGCACCCTCGACGCGGGTGTGCAGCACTGTAGGCCAGAGCAGCGCGATGGTGCCGATCACGGTGAGGCCCACCCAGCCGAGCAGGTTGAGGGCCAGGTGGCCGATGAACAGGCGTTCGTAGTCCTCGCCGCCGCCGTCGAGTCGGGCCATCAGGATGCCCAGGGTCACGCCGGCGGCGAGCGTCACGCCACTGGCCACGTAGTAGCGCACCAACGGGGCGAACCGGCCCGGCATCGCCCCACGGGTCTGACCCACGATCACGGCGGCGTGCGCCAGAGCGTTCAGCCCCACCAGGATGCCGCCGGCCAGCACCAGCGGGTACCAGCCGATGACCATGCCCGTCATCACCGCGATGGCGCCGACGGTGTGTGCCGTCAGCCGCAGGCCGAGCGAGACGCGGTGGCCGAGGGCCTTGCGCCGCAGCAGCGTGTCGGCGAAGTGCTGGCTCCAGATCAGGATGGCCGTGCTCACCGCGCCAAGAAGCAGCAGGTGCACCAGCAGCCAGCCCGACGACGGCAGTTGGCGGTGCAGCACGGTGAGGATCACCGCGGCTGCGAGCCAGGCGGGCACCAGGCTTCCCGAGACGATGTGCCAGAGCTTGTCTTTCACAGCAGCGATCCCCGCAGGGGTGTGGCGGCCGGTTCGGCGGCCGACGCTGTGGCTCCGCGCGGTACGACGGTTCGACGCGGCACCGCCGGGCCCGGCAGCGCGCTGGTTCCGCGCACGACCGACACCACAGCCACAGCCACGAAGAGCAGCACCGCGACAATGTTGAACATCCCGCCCCACTGCACCAGCACCGGCCAGCCATAGGCGTCGCCGAGCAGCACCCGGGCCAACAGCGAGCCATGCAGCAGCGCCGCCGGCAGGTACATCACCGGTCGGTAGGGCAGCGGGCGGCGCAGCACGGCGGGCAGGATGGTGGGCGCATGCGCCATGATCATCGACATCACGAAGCCGAGGAACACGGCGTGCATCATTGCGTCGTAGGCCGGGCCGGAGTAGACCGGGCCCCGCAGCAGCCAGATGCCACCGACCACAAGGAGCCAGCCGTAGCCGGCCAACAGGCAGCAGGCCATGTAACGGGGCAGCCCATCGGAGCGCACCATGCGGGTGGCGATGTCGTGCCGGAACAGCCAGGCCACCAGGGCGAGCATCCCCGCACCCAGCAGCGGGTAGCCGGCGACCGGCCAGACCAGGGCCGCGACGGCGCCGAAGCTGAGTGTGAGGCTGATGCCGAGCATCCACGCCTCGGCGTGACGGTTGACGGTGGGCGAGATGCGGGACAGCTCGAGGCGCTCGCCGGCGATGGTGAGCACCAGATAGAGGATGAGCAGCGGCGCGAGCTGCGGGATGCCGATGCCGCGCAGCCAGAAGATCGTGGCCATCAACCCGGCCAGGGCACCGAGCACCTGCACGGCGGTGGAGACCGAGCCCTGCTTCCGCCAGATCTCGGCGTAGATGGCCAGCAGAATGGCGCTGCCGGCGACGAGGGCCGCCTGGCCCACGACCACGGGCAGCGGCGAGATGAGCGCGACACCGCCGGCGCCGAGCAGGCCGGGCGCGAGGTAGGCCCAGCCGCGGCGCACGGCAACGGCCCGCTCGAGCACCACCACGGTGCCGACGAAACCGAACACCATCAGCGGGCCGTGCACCTCGGTAAGTCGGGTGCTCCCGACGGGGGCGGCCAGGCCAAGCAGGAGCAGAGCGCCGTCGAGGCCGGCGAGCAGGGCGATACCACCGAGGAGGAGGAAGACCAGCCGTCCGGTCACCCGGGGCCGCGCGGCCGAGCCGGTGCCGCGCGCTGCGCTGCCGGTGCGGCGAATGGGGCTCAGGGTGGTCATCGGCGGCGGCTTCAGGTCAGGCTGGCGCCGGGGTCAGTTGGCGCGGGTGAGGCGGATGGTCCAGGTGTCTGGTCCGTTTTCGAGGTACGAGACGAGGAACTCGCCCGGGCGGGTGCTCTCGAGCTGGCCGAGCAGCGGCAGCGGGTTGTGCGAGGCGATCAGGTCGAGCGCGAAGCCGGGCTTGATGGCGCCGAGGGCGCCGAAGATCGTGGCGTGCCGGATGGCGTGCGGGACGGTGCGGGAGTCCAGAACGATC belongs to Cryobacterium sp. SO2 and includes:
- a CDS encoding multicopper oxidase domain-containing protein codes for the protein MKDKLWHIVSGSLVPAWLAAAVILTVLHRQLPSSGWLLVHLLLLGAVSTAILIWSQHFADTLLRRKALGHRVSLGLRLTAHTVGAIAVMTGMVIGWYPLVLAGGILVGLNALAHAAVIVGQTRGAMPGRFAPLVRYYVASGVTLAAGVTLGILMARLDGGGEDYERLFIGHLALNLLGWVGLTVIGTIALLWPTVLHTRVEGATVAAGSTLTVLVGGLGLVALGCLADLRLVVALGILIYLVALGRVLWEGVGHLRRAPAVTFAAWSLGAAQVWFALCTLGFGLQVALAPSWTAAAAGVEALVPYFAIGFAAQILLGALSHLVPVVLGGGPGALKATAAELDRGGLFRVVVVNGGLALSLLPVSSTLTVALSVLIVATLASFLVLFTRALRTNRRVRALPLVRVVPGDRPVPRIRPRHTGRMLAAASVLLLTVTVGIAVDPVSVGLSTVSTQAAGSSAAATATGHTTTVAVDMVNTRFVPDRIEVPVGDELVITLTNSDDMVHNLVLESGLVSGSLDPGAAETVRVGVIGASLDGWCSIAGHRLLGMEISIVAVGADETVDSADGSDSAAADGDTAVMDGMAGMSADGSHTGHDEAATGTTTSAAADIDPMAEPDADFEARDATLPPATVATVHRRTLIVRNVESEVAPGITQMLWTFNGTAPGPTLRGTVGDVFEITLVNKGTVAHSIDFHAGGVAPDEVMRTIQPGGSLVYTFTATRSGIWLYHCSTMPMSVHIANGMFGAVIIDPPGLAAVDREYLVVQSELYLGAQGSEVDAVKVEAQTPDLMVFNGYANQYAARPLEARVGETVRVWVLDAGPNVGSAFHVVGGQFHTVYKEGDYSLKDGGSTGTGGAQVLDLAAAQGGFVELSFSQAGHYPFVSHVMSDAEKGARGIIEVLP
- a CDS encoding DUF2249 domain-containing protein — translated: MTVEPIVLSSSRPGAVPAAHEAPAEAHACACGHEDTEKIVLDSRTVPHAIRHATIFGALGAIKPGFALDLIASHNPLPLLGQLESTRPGEFLVSYLENGPDTWTIRLTRAN